A window of the Kineococcus mangrovi genome harbors these coding sequences:
- the pth gene encoding aminoacyl-tRNA hydrolase, translating to MSEAWLVVGLGNPGAEYERTRHNVGQMVLDELASRTGGSFKRHRSGARVAEVRLGVLPGGAPGPRAVLAAPTSYMNVSGGPVAGLANYFDVPPERVVVLHDELDVDFGAVRLKRGGGEGGHNGLRSISKSLGDKDYFRVRLGIGRPPGRQDPADFVLKEFSSTEKKDLPFLLMDGADAVEKLVLDGLEAAQQKFHAPA from the coding sequence GTGAGCGAGGCCTGGCTCGTCGTCGGCCTGGGCAACCCCGGCGCCGAGTACGAACGCACCCGGCACAACGTCGGGCAGATGGTGCTCGACGAGCTGGCCTCGCGCACGGGCGGGTCCTTCAAGCGGCACCGCTCCGGGGCCAGGGTCGCCGAGGTCCGCCTCGGCGTCCTGCCCGGCGGTGCCCCCGGGCCGCGCGCCGTGCTCGCGGCCCCCACGTCGTACATGAACGTCTCCGGCGGCCCCGTCGCCGGTCTCGCGAACTACTTCGACGTCCCGCCCGAGCGCGTCGTCGTGCTGCACGACGAGCTCGACGTCGACTTCGGTGCCGTCCGCCTCAAGCGCGGCGGCGGTGAGGGCGGCCACAACGGGCTGCGCTCGATCTCGAAGTCGCTGGGGGACAAGGACTACTTCCGCGTCCGCCTCGGCATCGGCCGTCCGCCGGGCCGGCAGGACCCGGCCGACTTCGTGCTCAAGGAGTTCTCGAGCACGGAGAAGAAGGACCTGCCCTTCCTGCTGATGGACGGCGCCGACGCCGTCGAGAAGCTCGTGCTCGACGGGCTCGAGGCGGCGCAGCAGAAGTTCCACGCGCCGGCCTGA
- a CDS encoding sugar transferase → MLVPRQRGSLRFAERTPAWQRTYVQKIVATDALSAALAAFVGFFARFNDSPADLSLTSGRAVVACAVLLPVFWVVAMGALRTYEPRFLGVGSEEFHRVLTAGLAVVALVGTSSWAFGLEIARGYVVVAFPIAILLTLIGRYALRQQLHARRTRGEAGQSVVAVGHRAAVAGMARQLHRASYHGMRIVGACVPGGRGSTEDDAELRALGIPVIGSLDDVRHAVTSVDADVVAVTACPELDGPGLRRLGWELEATRADLVVAPALTEVIGPRVAIRPVCGLPLLHVERPELEGVRRLAKTTVDRVSAGLALVVLSPLLLALALAIKLDSRGPVFFQQQRVGKDGKTFPMMKFRSMVTDAEKLLIDLRESTDGNGVLFKMKVDPRITRIGRVLRRYSIDELPQLINVVRGEMSLVGPRPPLQKEVDEYGYDMRRRLLVKPGLTGLWQINGRSDLDWDESVRLDVRYVENWSFTFDFMILWKTAGAVLRGRGAY, encoded by the coding sequence CTGCTCGTCCCGCGCCAGCGCGGCAGCCTCCGCTTCGCCGAGCGCACCCCGGCGTGGCAGCGCACCTACGTCCAGAAGATCGTCGCCACCGACGCCCTGTCCGCCGCGCTCGCGGCCTTCGTGGGTTTCTTCGCCCGCTTCAACGACTCGCCCGCCGACCTGTCGCTGACCTCCGGGCGCGCCGTCGTCGCCTGCGCCGTCCTGCTGCCCGTCTTCTGGGTCGTGGCCATGGGGGCCCTGCGGACCTACGAGCCGCGCTTCCTGGGGGTCGGTTCGGAGGAGTTCCACCGCGTCCTGACCGCCGGGCTCGCGGTGGTGGCCCTCGTCGGGACCAGCTCCTGGGCCTTCGGCCTGGAGATCGCCCGCGGCTACGTCGTGGTCGCCTTCCCGATCGCCATCCTCCTGACCCTCATCGGGCGCTACGCGCTGCGCCAGCAGCTGCACGCCCGCCGCACCCGCGGCGAGGCCGGTCAGAGCGTCGTCGCCGTCGGCCACCGCGCCGCCGTCGCGGGCATGGCCCGCCAGCTGCACCGCGCCAGCTACCACGGCATGCGCATCGTGGGGGCCTGCGTCCCCGGCGGCCGCGGCAGCACCGAGGACGACGCCGAGCTGCGCGCCCTCGGCATCCCGGTCATCGGCAGCCTCGACGACGTCCGGCACGCCGTGACCAGCGTCGACGCCGACGTCGTGGCCGTCACCGCCTGCCCCGAGCTGGACGGACCCGGCCTGCGCCGGCTCGGCTGGGAGCTGGAGGCCACCCGTGCCGACCTCGTCGTCGCCCCGGCCCTGACCGAGGTCATCGGCCCGCGCGTGGCGATCCGCCCCGTCTGCGGCCTGCCGCTGCTGCACGTCGAGCGGCCCGAGCTCGAAGGCGTCCGCCGGCTGGCCAAGACCACCGTCGACCGCGTCAGCGCCGGCCTGGCCCTGGTGGTCCTCAGCCCGCTGCTCCTCGCCCTGGCGCTCGCCATCAAGCTGGACAGCCGGGGCCCGGTCTTCTTCCAGCAGCAGCGCGTCGGCAAGGACGGCAAGACCTTCCCGATGATGAAGTTCCGCTCGATGGTCACCGACGCGGAGAAGCTGCTCATCGACCTGCGCGAGTCCACCGACGGCAACGGCGTGCTGTTCAAGATGAAGGTCGACCCGCGCATCACGCGGATCGGCCGCGTCCTGCGCCGCTACTCGATCGACGAGCTGCCCCAGCTCATCAACGTCGTCCGCGGCGAGATGTCGCTGGTCGGTCCGCGGCCGCCCCTGCAGAAGGAGGTCGACGAGTACGGCTACGACATGCGCCGCCGCCTCCTGGTCAAGCCCGGCCTGACGGGGCTGTGGCAGATCAACGGCCGCAGCGACCTCGACTGGGACGAGTCGGTCCGTCTCGACGTCCGCTACGTCGAGAACTGGTCCTTCACGTTCGACTTCATGATCCTCTGGAAGACCGCCGGGGCCGTGCTGCGCGGCCGCGGAGCGTACTGA
- a CDS encoding TetR family transcriptional regulator encodes MTGGERREQLIGVGRSLFASKGVEGTTVEEIAAAAGVSKPVVYEHFGGKEGLYAVVVDREIAALLGAITRALSGRGSPRTLLERATIALLDYIEFSTEGFRILVRDSPVAQTTGTFASLISDIARQVEHLLVDAFAARGYAPERSGMYAQMLVGMVAMTGQWWLDTREPAKEEVAAHLVNLAWNGLTGLEPEPRLSSRARPGPPVGPAL; translated from the coding sequence ATGACGGGCGGCGAGCGCCGTGAGCAGCTCATCGGCGTGGGACGTTCGCTCTTCGCGTCCAAGGGCGTGGAGGGGACGACGGTGGAGGAGATCGCGGCCGCCGCGGGGGTGTCCAAGCCCGTCGTGTACGAGCACTTCGGCGGCAAGGAGGGGCTGTACGCGGTCGTCGTCGACCGGGAGATCGCCGCCCTCCTCGGGGCCATCACGCGCGCCCTGTCCGGCCGCGGGTCCCCGCGCACGCTGCTGGAGCGGGCCACGATCGCGCTGCTGGACTACATCGAGTTCTCCACCGAGGGCTTCCGGATCCTCGTGCGCGACTCCCCCGTGGCCCAGACCACGGGCACCTTCGCCAGCCTCATCTCCGACATCGCCCGCCAGGTCGAGCACCTGCTGGTCGACGCCTTCGCCGCCCGCGGGTACGCCCCGGAACGCTCGGGCATGTACGCGCAGATGCTCGTGGGCATGGTGGCGATGACGGGGCAGTGGTGGCTGGACACCCGGGAACCGGCCAAGGAGGAGGTCGCCGCGCACCTGGTGAACCTGGCCTGGAACGGGCTCACGGGCCTGGAGCCCGAACCCCGCCTGTCCTCCCGGGCCCGCCCCGGACCGCCGGTGGGTCCCGCGCTGTGA
- a CDS encoding DUF4012 domain-containing protein gives MSGTAEQHVPEPAPRRRRPPVLRIVLGVVLLVLLAWAAAVAVAGVQAGRALQRVADEVPRLEARVRAEDWAGARRGAARVAEDAAAADRATSQLPYRLATGVPWVGDQLRAVAGGARAAALLTEPLPEAVGVVDGVLGRGLVSADRTVDVAGLQELTPIVLDYRTRIEQARTALHAGESPQVLPVISSRLDPVTAQLDQVSAPLGTAAQVLPQLPALLGAEGPRTYLVAFTNPAEIRPVQGIVGAYAYLSVDGGRITLTRTGTDNDLYAARADVSLVGQEFLDLYGQDAARVQNVTLGGSADEAGVLTSSLVAAAGLPAPDVVVFVDPVGLGQLLGAEHPPLQLGPFGDVATADLARTLMYDAYVRFGTDQDARKAFLAATSAAAFEAVLSDGLSTAALDGARQAVDSGHLAVWSSRPPEQAALVAAGVAGVLGAPRDGVVHVGLTGVVPSKLDYWVTPAFTVSPPCAATGSSSLSLSLTNSVPADVPAYVSNAAAPRAADRRTAVETVSLWVAPWVGLDGVSVDGAPVAAAVDEEEGWRLVRVTVPVPPGTSVTVDWRFSGSADALPRTVQGPTTASAPTVTTGGCTP, from the coding sequence GTGTCCGGCACCGCAGAGCAGCACGTCCCCGAACCCGCCCCCCGTCGCCGGCGCCCGCCGGTCCTGCGGATCGTGCTGGGCGTGGTGCTCCTGGTCCTGCTGGCCTGGGCCGCCGCCGTGGCCGTGGCCGGTGTCCAGGCCGGCCGGGCCCTGCAGCGCGTCGCCGACGAGGTGCCCCGGCTGGAGGCCCGGGTGCGCGCCGAGGACTGGGCGGGGGCCCGGCGGGGGGCGGCCCGCGTCGCCGAGGACGCCGCCGCGGCCGACCGGGCGACGTCGCAGCTGCCCTACCGGCTCGCCACCGGGGTGCCGTGGGTCGGTGACCAGCTGCGGGCGGTGGCCGGCGGGGCGCGCGCGGCGGCGCTGCTCACCGAACCGCTGCCGGAGGCCGTCGGCGTCGTCGACGGGGTCCTGGGCCGGGGACTCGTCTCGGCCGACCGCACCGTCGACGTCGCCGGCTTGCAGGAGCTGACGCCGATCGTCCTGGACTACCGCACGCGCATCGAGCAGGCCCGCACGGCGCTGCACGCCGGGGAGAGCCCGCAGGTGCTGCCGGTCATCAGCTCCCGCCTGGACCCGGTGACGGCCCAGCTGGACCAGGTGTCCGCTCCGCTGGGGACGGCGGCGCAGGTGCTGCCGCAGCTGCCGGCGCTGCTGGGCGCCGAGGGCCCGCGGACCTACCTCGTCGCCTTCACCAACCCCGCCGAGATCCGTCCCGTCCAGGGCATCGTGGGGGCCTACGCCTACCTGTCGGTCGACGGCGGGAGGATCACGCTCACGCGGACCGGCACCGACAACGACCTGTACGCCGCGCGCGCCGACGTCTCCCTCGTGGGGCAGGAGTTCCTCGACCTGTACGGGCAGGACGCCGCGCGCGTGCAGAACGTCACCCTGGGGGGCAGCGCCGACGAGGCGGGGGTCCTCACCTCCTCCCTCGTCGCGGCGGCGGGGTTGCCGGCACCGGACGTCGTCGTCTTCGTCGACCCCGTCGGGCTCGGGCAGCTGCTCGGCGCCGAGCACCCGCCGCTGCAGCTCGGCCCGTTCGGCGACGTGGCGACCGCGGACCTGGCCCGGACCCTCATGTACGACGCGTACGTGCGCTTCGGGACGGACCAGGACGCCCGCAAGGCGTTCCTGGCGGCGACCTCGGCCGCGGCCTTCGAAGCCGTCCTGTCCGACGGTCTGTCCACGGCCGCGCTGGACGGGGCGCGCCAGGCCGTGGACAGCGGGCACCTGGCCGTGTGGTCCAGCCGGCCGCCCGAGCAGGCCGCGCTCGTGGCGGCCGGGGTGGCCGGGGTGCTCGGGGCACCGCGCGACGGCGTCGTCCACGTCGGGCTGACCGGGGTGGTGCCCTCGAAGCTGGACTACTGGGTGACCCCCGCGTTCACCGTCTCCCCGCCGTGCGCGGCGACGGGGTCGAGCTCGTTGTCCCTGTCCCTGACGAACTCCGTACCGGCCGACGTGCCCGCGTACGTGTCCAACGCCGCCGCCCCCCGCGCCGCCGACCGGCGGACGGCCGTGGAGACGGTGTCGCTGTGGGTGGCCCCCTGGGTCGGTCTGGACGGGGTGAGCGTCGACGGTGCGCCGGTCGCGGCCGCCGTCGACGAGGAGGAGGGCTGGCGTCTCGTGCGCGTCACGGTGCCGGTGCCCCCCGGCACGTCGGTCACGGTCGACTGGCGCTTCTCGGGGTCCGCGGACGCCCTCCCGCGCACGGTCCAGGGCCCCACGACGGCGAGCGCACCGACGGTGACGACGGGCGGCTGCACTCCGTAG
- a CDS encoding ABC-F family ATP-binding cassette domain-containing protein yields MAHLLGGEALRLEHPTRVVFDSLTLGVDEGDRIGVVGRNGDGKSSLLGLLSGRQTPDAGRVTRRGGVRVGVLDQADGLDPRATVGHSVVGDVEEHVWAGDPKVRDVIAGLVADIAWDARVGDLSGGQRRRVALASVLVGDWDVLLLDEPTNHLDVEGIAWLAGHLRTRWAPNDGALLVVTHDRWFLDEVCTTTWEVHDRLVEPFEGGYAAYVLQRVERDRQAASAEAKRQNLMKKELAWLRRGAPARTSKPKFRIDAANELIADVPPPRDRVELSRLATARLGKDVVDLLDVSVSFGDRQVLQDVEWRIAPGERTGILGANGSGKSTLLSLVAGLRRPTTGRVKTGSTVRVGILDQQFRELAEIAGDRVREVLARTRTTFHVDGKDMTPAQLLERLGFAREHLSARVGELSGGQARRLHLLLVLLSEPNVLVLDEPTNDLDVDMLAAMEDVLDTWPGTLIVVSHDRYFVDRVTDQQYAVLGGRLRHLPGGFEEYLRLREDGVGAATAGSRPAPAPEPQTGLSGAELRAAQKEMTSAERRLEKLSGQIATLHEQMATADPSDYAGTMELDGRLKEMEAEVVTLEERWLELSELVA; encoded by the coding sequence GTGGCACACCTGCTCGGCGGCGAAGCGCTCCGTCTCGAACACCCCACCCGCGTCGTCTTCGACTCCCTCACCCTCGGCGTCGACGAGGGCGACCGCATCGGCGTCGTGGGCCGCAACGGCGACGGCAAGTCCAGCCTCCTCGGCCTGCTGTCGGGTCGCCAGACCCCTGACGCCGGACGGGTGACCCGCCGCGGCGGGGTCCGCGTGGGCGTCCTGGACCAGGCCGACGGGCTGGACCCGCGGGCCACCGTGGGCCACAGCGTCGTCGGGGACGTCGAGGAGCACGTCTGGGCCGGCGACCCGAAGGTCCGCGACGTCATCGCCGGCCTCGTCGCCGACATCGCCTGGGACGCCCGCGTGGGTGACCTCTCGGGCGGGCAGCGCCGCCGGGTGGCCCTGGCCTCCGTCCTCGTCGGCGACTGGGACGTGCTGCTCCTGGACGAGCCCACCAACCACCTCGACGTCGAGGGCATCGCCTGGCTGGCCGGGCACCTGAGGACCCGGTGGGCCCCGAACGACGGCGCCCTGCTCGTCGTCACCCACGACCGCTGGTTCCTCGACGAGGTGTGCACGACGACGTGGGAGGTCCACGACCGTCTCGTCGAACCGTTCGAGGGCGGGTACGCGGCCTACGTCCTGCAGCGCGTCGAACGCGACCGGCAGGCCGCCTCGGCCGAGGCCAAGCGGCAGAACCTCATGAAGAAGGAGCTGGCCTGGCTGCGCCGCGGCGCCCCCGCCCGCACCTCGAAGCCGAAGTTCCGCATCGACGCGGCCAACGAGCTGATCGCCGACGTCCCCCCGCCGCGCGACCGCGTCGAGCTGTCGCGGCTGGCCACGGCCCGCCTCGGCAAGGACGTCGTCGACCTGCTCGACGTGTCGGTCTCGTTCGGGGACCGTCAGGTCCTGCAGGACGTGGAGTGGCGCATCGCCCCGGGCGAGCGGACCGGGATCCTCGGCGCCAACGGCTCGGGGAAGTCCACGCTGCTGTCCCTGGTCGCGGGCCTGCGCCGGCCGACGACGGGGCGGGTCAAGACCGGCTCGACCGTGCGCGTCGGCATCCTGGACCAGCAGTTCCGCGAGCTCGCCGAGATCGCCGGCGACCGGGTCCGCGAGGTCCTCGCCCGGACGCGGACGACGTTCCACGTCGACGGCAAGGACATGACCCCGGCCCAGCTGCTGGAGCGGCTGGGGTTCGCCCGCGAGCACCTGTCCGCGCGCGTCGGGGAGCTGTCCGGTGGTCAGGCCCGCCGGCTGCACCTGCTGCTGGTGCTGCTGTCCGAGCCGAACGTCCTCGTCCTCGACGAGCCGACCAACGACCTGGACGTCGACATGCTCGCCGCGATGGAGGACGTCCTCGACACCTGGCCCGGGACGCTGATCGTGGTCTCCCACGACCGGTACTTCGTCGACCGCGTCACCGACCAGCAGTACGCCGTCCTCGGCGGCCGGCTGCGGCACCTGCCGGGCGGGTTCGAGGAGTACCTGCGGCTGCGCGAGGACGGGGTGGGCGCCGCGACGGCCGGTTCGCGCCCGGCCCCGGCTCCCGAGCCGCAGACCGGCCTCAGCGGCGCCGAGCTGCGGGCGGCGCAGAAGGAGATGACCTCCGCCGAGCGGCGCCTGGAGAAGCTGAGCGGCCAGATCGCCACGCTGCACGAGCAGATGGCCACCGCCGACCCCTCCGACTACGCCGGGACGATGGAGCTGGACGGCAGGCTCAAGGAGATGGAGGCCGAGGTGGTCACCCTGGAGGAGCGCTGGCTGGAGCTGTCCGAGCTCGTCGCCTGA
- a CDS encoding 50S ribosomal protein L25/general stress protein Ctc, with protein sequence MAETKLTAEKRTSFGKGAARAVRRADKIPAVVYGHGEAPLHVTLLGHETLLALRASNALLDITVDGQSHLTIPKDVQRDPIKGFIEHVDLLVVRRGEKVVVDVPVHVEGEAGPETVVQQELTTLSLEAEATHIPALVTVSVEGLEAGSHVAASEVQLPSGVALAGDAEQLVVVVSAAATAAQAEAELEAAEAEAGIVREESEDEAAAPAESDES encoded by the coding sequence ATGGCCGAGACCAAGCTCACCGCCGAGAAGCGCACCAGCTTCGGCAAGGGCGCCGCCCGCGCCGTCCGCCGCGCCGACAAGATCCCCGCCGTCGTCTACGGCCACGGCGAGGCGCCGCTGCACGTCACCCTGCTTGGTCACGAGACGCTGCTGGCGCTGCGCGCCTCCAACGCGCTGCTCGACATCACCGTCGACGGCCAGTCGCACCTGACGATCCCCAAGGACGTCCAGCGCGACCCGATCAAGGGCTTCATCGAGCACGTCGACCTGCTCGTCGTGCGTCGCGGCGAGAAGGTCGTCGTCGACGTCCCCGTCCACGTCGAGGGCGAGGCCGGCCCGGAGACCGTCGTGCAGCAGGAGCTGACCACGCTGTCCCTCGAGGCCGAGGCCACGCACATCCCCGCCTTGGTCACCGTGTCGGTCGAGGGTCTGGAGGCCGGTTCGCACGTCGCCGCCTCCGAGGTGCAGCTGCCCTCCGGTGTCGCCCTGGCCGGTGACGCCGAGCAGCTCGTCGTCGTCGTCAGCGCCGCCGCCACCGCCGCGCAGGCCGAGGCCGAGCTGGAGGCCGCCGAGGCCGAGGCCGGCATCGTGCGCGAGGAGTCCGAGGACGAGGCGGCCGCCCCGGCCGAGTCCGACGAGTCCTGA
- the glmU gene encoding bifunctional UDP-N-acetylglucosamine diphosphorylase/glucosamine-1-phosphate N-acetyltransferase GlmU codes for MTTAPSATVRTPGPAAVIVLAAGEGTRMKSATPKVLHPLGGRPLVAHALRAAREVGPEHLVVVLRHQAEVVGAAVHAAEPAVTVALQDDVPGTGRAVQCGLDALPADLAGTVLVTYGDVPLLSGATLARLVAAHTAGGNAMTVLTAELDDPTGYGRVLRDEAGVSAIVEQKDATQDQRAVREVNSGIYAFEAAALRGALARVGRDNAAGEVYLTDVLALLRADGGRVEALALDDEWEIRGVNDRAQLAELAAEANRRTLRRWMLAGVTVVDPATTWVDADVELEPDVTLRPGVQLHGTTRVATGAVVGPDTTLTDVEVGAGAVVERTHGSSAVLGAGAHVGPFAFLRPGTRLGEDGKIGTFVETKNARIGRGSKVPHLSYVGDATIGEHSNIGAASVFVNYDGVSKSHTTVGDHVRMGSDNMYVAPVTVGDGAYSGAGTVIRKDVPPGALAINVAPQRNLEGWTLDKRAGTPAAEAAQRAVSEGPTAGEAEGQETDR; via the coding sequence GTGACCACCGCACCGTCAGCCACCGTCCGAACCCCCGGGCCCGCCGCCGTCATCGTGCTCGCGGCCGGTGAGGGCACCCGGATGAAGTCCGCGACGCCGAAGGTGCTGCACCCCCTGGGGGGCCGGCCCCTCGTCGCGCACGCGCTGCGCGCGGCCCGCGAGGTCGGCCCCGAGCACCTCGTCGTCGTCCTGCGCCACCAGGCCGAGGTCGTGGGGGCGGCGGTCCACGCGGCCGAGCCCGCCGTGACCGTGGCCTTGCAGGACGACGTCCCCGGGACCGGACGCGCGGTGCAGTGCGGGCTCGACGCCCTGCCCGCCGACCTGGCCGGCACCGTCCTGGTCACCTACGGCGACGTCCCCCTGCTGTCGGGGGCCACCCTCGCCCGCCTCGTCGCCGCCCACACCGCCGGCGGCAACGCCATGACCGTCCTGACCGCCGAGCTCGACGACCCCACCGGCTACGGCCGCGTGCTGCGCGACGAGGCCGGGGTGAGCGCGATCGTCGAGCAGAAGGACGCCACGCAGGACCAGCGCGCGGTGCGGGAGGTGAACTCCGGCATCTACGCCTTCGAGGCCGCCGCCCTGCGCGGCGCCCTCGCCCGCGTCGGGCGCGACAACGCCGCCGGCGAGGTCTACCTCACCGACGTCCTGGCCCTGCTGCGCGCCGACGGCGGCCGCGTCGAGGCCCTCGCCCTGGACGACGAGTGGGAGATCCGCGGCGTCAACGACCGCGCCCAGCTCGCCGAGCTCGCCGCCGAGGCCAACCGCCGCACGCTGCGCCGCTGGATGCTCGCCGGGGTCACCGTCGTGGACCCCGCCACCACGTGGGTCGACGCCGACGTCGAGCTGGAACCCGACGTCACGCTGCGGCCCGGCGTGCAGCTGCACGGCACCACCCGCGTCGCGACCGGGGCCGTCGTCGGGCCCGACACCACGCTCACCGACGTCGAGGTCGGTGCGGGCGCGGTCGTCGAGCGCACCCACGGCAGCTCGGCCGTCCTCGGCGCCGGTGCCCACGTCGGACCGTTCGCCTTCCTGCGGCCGGGCACCCGGCTCGGCGAGGACGGCAAGATCGGCACGTTCGTCGAGACGAAGAACGCCCGCATCGGGCGTGGGTCGAAGGTGCCGCACCTGTCCTACGTGGGGGACGCGACGATCGGGGAGCACTCCAACATCGGGGCCGCCTCCGTCTTCGTGAACTACGACGGCGTGAGCAAGTCGCACACCACCGTCGGCGACCACGTCCGGATGGGCTCGGACAACATGTACGTCGCACCGGTCACCGTCGGCGACGGCGCCTACTCGGGGGCCGGCACAGTGATCCGCAAGGACGTGCCCCCCGGGGCGCTCGCGATCAACGTGGCGCCCCAGCGCAACCTCGAGGGCTGGACCCTGGACAAGCGCGCAGGAACCCCCGCGGCCGAGGCGGCGCAGCGGGCCGTGAGCGAAGGCCCCACCGCGGGCGAGGCCGAAGGGCAGGAGACCGACCGATGA
- a CDS encoding MarR family winged helix-turn-helix transcriptional regulator, giving the protein MTPPHDPHDSRGPAGEAPTDEVDLIVAAWRREAPQLDVEPLEVLSRVARLARHLDRLRRGAFSAHDLETWEFDVLAALRRAGAPHELSPGQLLVETLVTSGTMTNRVDRLVTRGLVERRPDPADRRSVRVRLTAAGSDVVDAALADLVEAEHRMLDVLGREERRALATLLRRVSAPFEG; this is encoded by the coding sequence GTGACCCCTCCCCACGACCCGCACGACTCCCGCGGCCCGGCCGGGGAGGCCCCCACCGACGAGGTCGACCTGATCGTCGCGGCCTGGCGCCGGGAGGCGCCGCAGCTGGACGTCGAGCCGCTGGAGGTCCTCTCCCGCGTCGCCCGGCTCGCCCGGCACCTGGACCGGCTGCGCCGCGGCGCCTTCAGCGCCCACGACCTGGAGACGTGGGAGTTCGACGTCCTGGCCGCGCTGCGTCGCGCGGGCGCACCGCACGAGCTGTCCCCCGGTCAGTTGCTCGTGGAGACGCTCGTGACCAGCGGGACGATGACCAACCGCGTCGACCGGCTCGTGACGCGGGGCCTGGTGGAGCGGCGGCCGGACCCGGCCGACCGGCGCAGCGTGCGCGTGCGGCTGACGGCCGCGGGCTCTGACGTCGTCGACGCGGCCCTGGCCGACCTCGTGGAGGCCGAGCACCGGATGCTGGACGTCCTGGGACGCGAAGAGCGCCGAGCACTCGCGACGCTGCTGCGTCGGGTGTCGGCGCCCTTCGAGGGGTAG
- a CDS encoding ribose-phosphate diphosphokinase translates to MTGITTTGEKRMVLISGRAHPELAEEVSAALGAELVPTSAYDFANSEIYVRFEESVRGSDAFVIQSHTANVNQWIMEHLIMVDALKRASAKRITVVAPFYGYARQDKKGRGREPISARLIADMFKTAGADRLMSVDLHTAQIQGFFDGPVDHLWALPILADHVGKRVDRSNITIVSPDAGRVRVADLWSDRLGAPLAIIHKRRDPNVPNQVKVHEVVGDVEGRTCVLVDDLIDTAGTIVQAAEALKANGAADVIATATHAVLSGPAVDRLKNSPISELVVTNTLPIAPSQQFPQLTVLSIAPLLARAVREVFDDGSVTSLFDGHS, encoded by the coding sequence ATGACCGGCATCACCACCACGGGCGAGAAGCGGATGGTCCTCATCTCCGGGCGAGCGCACCCGGAGCTGGCGGAGGAGGTCTCCGCGGCGCTGGGGGCCGAGCTGGTGCCCACGAGCGCCTACGACTTCGCGAACTCCGAGATCTACGTGCGGTTCGAGGAGAGCGTGCGCGGCTCGGACGCGTTCGTCATCCAGAGCCACACGGCGAACGTCAACCAGTGGATCATGGAGCACCTGATCATGGTCGACGCCCTGAAGCGGGCGTCCGCCAAGCGCATCACCGTCGTCGCCCCGTTCTACGGCTACGCCCGCCAGGACAAGAAGGGCCGCGGCCGCGAGCCCATCTCCGCCCGCCTCATCGCGGACATGTTCAAGACCGCCGGTGCCGACCGCCTCATGTCGGTCGACCTGCACACCGCGCAGATCCAGGGGTTCTTCGACGGCCCCGTCGACCACCTGTGGGCGCTGCCGATCCTGGCCGACCACGTCGGCAAGCGCGTCGACCGCTCCAACATCACGATCGTCTCCCCGGACGCCGGGCGCGTGCGCGTGGCCGACCTGTGGTCCGACCGCCTCGGCGCCCCGCTGGCGATCATCCACAAGCGCCGCGACCCGAACGTGCCGAACCAGGTGAAGGTGCACGAGGTCGTCGGTGACGTCGAGGGCCGCACCTGCGTCCTCGTCGACGACCTCATCGACACCGCCGGCACGATCGTGCAGGCCGCCGAGGCGCTCAAGGCCAACGGTGCCGCCGACGTCATCGCCACCGCCACGCACGCCGTGCTGTCCGGCCCGGCCGTGGACCGGCTGAAGAACTCGCCCATCTCCGAGCTCGTCGTGACGAACACCCTGCCCATCGCGCCCTCGCAGCAGTTCCCGCAGCTGACGGTCCTCTCGATCGCCCCGCTCTTGGCGCGCGCCGTCCGAGAGGTCTTCGACGACGGCTCGGTCACCTCGCTGTTCGACGGCCACAGCTGA